A single genomic interval of Bradyrhizobium sp. sBnM-33 harbors:
- a CDS encoding Crp/Fnr family transcriptional regulator, whose amino-acid sequence MNRLMASLPADARELLEKDLRVVRLKKGDVLYQNDQPVTHVFFPHGGLVSLVVPMQSGETVEVSLIGREGLVCSGVVLDIQDAIDQATVEVGAAASRISTASFIRAYRSHDKLRTILNRHHAMFIAEGRQLTACNAVHTATARLCRWLANAQDQSGMDDLEITQEFLARMVGVARSTINQFCGVLHAEGIIDTGRGHIRILQPEALRSRACECYGILRKHFAKLFPDWPGDV is encoded by the coding sequence ATGAATCGTTTGATGGCATCCCTGCCGGCAGATGCGCGTGAGCTTCTCGAGAAGGACTTGCGCGTTGTCCGACTCAAAAAAGGCGACGTGCTGTACCAGAACGATCAACCTGTCACGCATGTGTTTTTTCCACATGGAGGACTGGTCTCGCTCGTTGTTCCTATGCAATCAGGAGAAACCGTCGAAGTATCGCTGATCGGTCGGGAGGGACTGGTGTGCTCTGGGGTTGTTCTGGATATCCAGGACGCCATCGATCAGGCGACAGTTGAGGTTGGCGCGGCGGCATCCCGCATCAGTACGGCGTCATTCATACGTGCATATCGTTCCCACGATAAACTCCGCACCATTCTCAATCGGCACCACGCGATGTTCATTGCCGAGGGCCGTCAATTGACCGCCTGTAACGCGGTTCACACAGCCACCGCACGTCTATGCCGCTGGCTGGCGAACGCGCAGGACCAATCCGGCATGGATGATCTCGAAATCACCCAGGAATTTCTTGCCCGAATGGTGGGAGTTGCGCGGTCGACGATCAATCAGTTTTGCGGCGTTCTGCACGCCGAAGGTATCATCGACACCGGCCGTGGCCATATCCGTATATTGCAACCGGAGGCTTTGCGGAGCCGCGCGTGCGAGTGCTACGGTATCCTCCGCAAACACTTCGCAAAATTGTTTCCCGATTGGCCGGGCGACGTTTAA
- a CDS encoding DUF4142 domain-containing protein — protein MKQLILAAALVALALPAYSQSSQNQSTSTQRFVEKAAISDMFEIQSSQLAMEKSNNNEIKQFARMMVNDHTKASEELKSIAQKVQGVQLPTKMDADHQSKLDQLRSAAAAQFDQRYRSDQIQGHEAAVSLFDQYAKTGENAELKSWAQKTLQQLRTHLQHAQALPQSTGAPVTGAAPGQTSPRTAQREQAQTGDAGRGQKGKAAAIAAPEPNQMLGSDLRGTQVRGANDENIGEINDILVDRKGGVVAVIVGVGGFLGIGEKNVAIPFHALEIVEGRTSGGGADRTGTGTTGAAGRGDTAADRSQSGRQQQAQGTMEPDRIVLRGMTKADLEAAPAFRSEGTGTTGQQGRTNGSLGGSSAPR, from the coding sequence ATGAAACAGCTCATACTGGCAGCCGCCCTCGTTGCGCTTGCCTTACCAGCGTATTCGCAGTCATCGCAGAACCAGAGCACGTCCACCCAGCGGTTCGTAGAAAAGGCCGCTATCAGCGACATGTTCGAGATTCAGTCCAGCCAGCTTGCGATGGAGAAATCGAACAATAACGAGATAAAACAGTTCGCTCGGATGATGGTCAATGACCACACGAAAGCGAGCGAAGAATTGAAATCGATCGCGCAGAAGGTACAGGGCGTTCAGCTTCCCACCAAAATGGACGCGGACCATCAGAGCAAGCTCGATCAGCTCCGCTCTGCAGCAGCCGCCCAGTTCGATCAGCGCTACCGCAGTGATCAGATCCAAGGCCATGAAGCGGCTGTGTCGCTTTTTGATCAATATGCCAAGACCGGAGAGAACGCGGAGCTGAAATCCTGGGCGCAGAAGACTTTGCAGCAGCTGCGTACTCACCTGCAGCACGCGCAGGCGCTTCCCCAATCGACCGGAGCGCCGGTCACGGGCGCCGCTCCCGGTCAAACAAGTCCGCGGACCGCACAACGCGAACAAGCGCAGACAGGTGATGCCGGGCGGGGGCAGAAAGGCAAGGCAGCGGCAATTGCTGCACCCGAGCCGAACCAGATGCTGGGATCGGATCTTCGTGGAACCCAAGTTCGTGGGGCGAACGATGAGAACATCGGCGAGATCAATGATATCCTCGTCGATCGCAAAGGCGGAGTGGTTGCCGTGATCGTCGGCGTCGGCGGTTTTCTCGGTATCGGAGAGAAGAACGTTGCGATCCCGTTCCATGCGCTCGAGATCGTAGAGGGTCGGACCAGTGGTGGCGGCGCCGATCGAACCGGCACTGGCACCACAGGTGCTGCGGGTCGCGGCGACACCGCAGCTGATCGCTCGCAGAGTGGAAGGCAGCAGCAAGCACAAGGAACGATGGAGCCGGATCGCATCGTACTGCGTGGCATGACGAAAGCCGACCTCGAGGCTGCCCCGGCTTTCCGCTCCGAGGGTACAGGGACTACGGGTCAGCAGGGCCGTACCAACGGCAGTCTTGGGGGCAGCAGCGCTCCTCGGTAA